The DNA sequence AGGAAAACTCTGTTTTGAAAGGGTACGACTGGGGAGGATTTGTGAACCATATTAAGCACAATAATAGGTTTCACAACAATCACGTCAATTATGTAGTTTTAAAAGAATACTTGGAAAGATTAGGGAAAGTCATAGATAATAGATTTTTGTATAGAGGAAGAATTTCTAATGAGGAGCCATTAACCACTACGAAGATGGGGGCACCACCATCTAAGTATGCTACTGCTGGTAGAGCGAACTCAGAAGGGATCAGTCATTTATATTTAGCTGATGAAATCAATACAGTAATTAATGAGATTCGCCCTAGCATAGGTGATGTAGTTTATATAGGAGAGTTTTCCGTACCTGAAAGTACTGAAATAAAAGTAATAGACTTTACAAAGCTATCAGAATTGGATGTGTTTGAATTTGAAGATCCGACACGTTTTTCGGTTAATATAAAAATTTTTAAAGAGATGGGAAAAGCAATTGCTAAACCAGTTAGAAGTGGAGATAGCAAATTAGATTACTTGCCAACTCAATTCATAGTAGATTTTATTAAAAGTTTAAATGATACAGAAAATGCTGGATATCACGGAATTATGTTTGAAAGTACTGTAAATCCAAACGGAGTAAATGTTATGATGTTTGATCCAAATATCATTAAATGCACTAATGTGACTAAAAAAGCCATCACAGCTTTACAGTATTATCATTCCAATTCACGATGATTTATAAGGTTTTTTTATATATATTTTAGACTTCCTGAAGCAAGGACGATGGTAAGCATTACAGGTTTTCTAATATGATAATGTTGAAAGCTAATATAGTTACCTGATACTATTGAATTACAGAAATAACACTAATAATTGTAGTCCGTATTATATAGAAGTCTAAAAACACATCGTTAAAATGTAGGTGTACCACCACTTTCGTCAACGAAGTCCAGCACGTTAACCGCGTCCTGTACGATGTGACGTCGAAACCACCTTCAACGATTGAGTGGGAGTAAATAATTAATACCACGTTTTTTTATAGAAACGTGATGGGTGTAAAGCCCGTCATATTAGCGTTTTAAGAGGTATTTAAAGGAGAAAGGTGAATAAAAGTCTGTTTCACCCTTAACAACTCTATTTCAAAATGAATCTCTCTTTTGTTCACAAGATTTGTGAATGAAAGGGGGCTTTTTTGTGAATAAAATTAGGGAACTGTCGGACGTTTTTAAACTGAATCAACAAGTTTGAGGAGCAGAGAAAAGTATATCGAGATGTGTATTTGGCGTTTGTCGAGATGGAAAGACTTTATGCAAGATGAGTTAAGCGTAGAAGAAGTAAAAGACGTATGAGCCATACACATAAAACGGTGTATTCAATATCGTCAGCAACTCGAACAAGAAACAATAACAACATCGCAATATTAAAAGTGTTTTTTAACTACTTGGTAGAAGAAGAATTCATTGAAGAGCTTTCTAATCTAATGCGACGAATCAAGAGTTTGAAGGAAGAAAAGCGAGTGAATATAACGTTTATTGATGACGAAGTAAAACAAATCATCACGGACGTTGAGGAAGAAACCTATGCCAATGTTTGAGATAAGTTTATTCTCACCAAGCTTTTTGATGAAGGAGTTTGCGTTGTGGAGTTGATTGGTATCAAAGATAAAGATGAATATAAAGATATTTCATTCAGGACTATACTCATCCATGAAAAGGGATCAAATCAGCGCCTCGTATAAATTAACAAACGATGCGCAAATATATGCGTCGCTATGAAGTGTTAAAAAAAGAGCAGTTTTGATGTAAAGAATCATATGAAATGGAAGAGTACTACTTGTTAAATCAATCTGCTATATATTTACATCGATCTATTATAAAAAAATCTTGAAAGTCCAGTGCAAGAATGCTGGAGTACCTAAGCAAGTCCATTGATCACCACATGATTGAGGTCATTACTTTGCTCAACAGCAATTACGGAATGGAATAAATAAAGTCGATCAGTAGAGTAATTCGATACGCAGATGACGCCCAAATATTTGAGGGGATCGAACAGGACAGTGTTTTAAAGATTGATAGAATGTACATTCCACTTAATAATTTCAAAATCAAATAAAAAATAAATGGAGGATTTCTATACGTCAGATTTGATTTGTTGAGAAATCATGAGGTGTGCAAGCGTGTTATAAAATATTTAAGTGACTATGATGAAGAACGAATTACAGAAAAATTAGGCTGCCGATACACCGATAAAGTATAGTATATTGACAGCTTAATTAAGGTGATTTATACGTGTCTAATATTGTGAGATAATCCATTTAGTTCTCATTATGCGAGGAAATTATAAGGGATTTAATCTATATAAGGTTACTTATTGATCTTATGCCGTATTTTTATAGTATTAGTATTTATAGAGTTTTTATGGCTTTGCGTAATGCTTTTCTTAAGTTGGCATCACATGCATAAATATAAAGACCTTTTGTACCTCTCGTCATAAGTACTCTTAATTCATGCTTTGAAATAGTGTTCGTGACATTTAATATGGAACCGTCCTGTAAAGTTCTATTACCTGTCATGTTATTCCATGCTCTTAAGCTTTCATCAAATTCAATCATATTAGTTTTCCTATCATATCTTATAGACGGACCGAGTATAACTCCTGAATATGCCAAATCGAAGCCTTGTATTGTAAATGTTGATCCTGCTTCATCAATAGAATAATCTTTTTCTGCCCAGTTCAGTGCAGCGTATCTAAGTTTTTGTCTGTTTTTCAGTTTATGCTTTAAATCTATCCGATATCTTTGTTCATTCCATGGGAGGGTCCATCCATCAATATCTAGTTGCCAATATTTTTGAGAACTAGGTGCATTTGTATTCAAAATATACTTCCAATCATAAGTGGCAATTACACGTGATAGTTGTGTTTCATCTCTTGATGCTCTTAGTTTAATTGCATTGTGAAGTTCTGCTGGTGTATCGAATACTCGTATCTCATAATTTTTTGAATCTTTGTACTTTGAATTAAGTACTAAATCATTTAATTCGAGTTTTTTGGATAAGTCATCAACCCACTTCATTGTTTCAATAGAACAGTTCATTCTTAACTGATTAACTAATCTGATGTAATTACTTTCACCGGCCGATGGATTTGGTCCTTGTGATTTTGCTAGTAGTATTTTCTTGTCAATATAATCCCCAGTAGAAATTTGCCCTTTATGAAGGATTTGATTTTCATCAAACATAATCACAGTCACACGAGCTCGTTTCATAATTTCGTCTAATTGTGGCTCTTTAAACTTAGAATCAAAAGCTTGATTTGTTTGATTCCAAAGTAAGTGGGCTTCATCAATAAAAACTATGTCGACAGTGTCTGTTGGAATGTATGTATTTGATAGATCATCTAAAATCGAATGTTCTTTAATAAAAGAAGTGGGTACTTTTACAATATCTTCTGTATAGCCGAGTTTTCTTGCCATACTTTTATAGACATTTCTTTGCTCTTCGTGATTCATTAGCATGTAACAGGATAAATTTAAATCTTTTAAGATTTCGTTATCGATAATGCCGTAAAATGTACTACTCGCTAATACAGTTTTACCTGTACCAGCTTCACCTTCTACGAAAATTAATTGGTTATTTTTACGATTCACTATCGAATCTACAGTCCGGTCTATTATAAGCTGTTTTGCTGCCTTTTGATCCTCAGTAAGCTTATGGTTAGGTGAAGCCTTATAAATGGCCGATTTTTTAATAGAAGCCTCTGTTAAAAATAACTCTGAGTTATCGTTTCGTAAAACCCTCCAAATCATGCTGAAAATTGTATCGAAATTATCATATCCAGAATAAAAATTTTGTGGATTACCTCTTCCGTTATAAATATGTGCAGTTTCCATTGCCATGCAAAAATCTATTAGTTTATTTTCGATATCGAGAGCTAAAGATTTATGGAATAGAGAATGACCAAAAAAATATACTACTGGAAAACTAGGATTGCCTTCATCATCGACTGCTTCAAGCATCTGGTGTTGCCAATTCCCTGATTTTCTACTGATTTCCGGAATTTTTGCAGCTGCCCAGTGCTCTTTAGTACGAGATATAATGTTATTTGTCTCACCAATGTATATACTCCAAGTACCGTTCAGTAAATTATTCCTAGTTCGCCAAATATGTACATATATGGTTGGATAATTTAAAAGTAAATCTGCATCAGCTTTTAAAGATTTCTTTATGTTATCCTCCAATTCAGTAAGATAACCACTTGTTTGTTGAGCTTTAAAAAATATTGGCTTAAGTGTTGTTGCCATAAAAGTCCATCCTCAATTCTGTTTTATTTTCAATAAACTATCTTTTTTAAGGTTGAGAGTTTTAACCTATAATGCATTTCATTCCTCAAATATACTTACAATAATATCAAGATATTATAATAATATAAACCTTATTTTGGCTTTTATTATATTTAATTGTAATAAATAATTTTCGCTATTATTTACTAATGAAAAAATATTATATGGTGACGTAATATTTAGATAAATGTATTGAATTATTTATTGAAACTAACATTGTATCTGAATTAGTTTGGAATATTTATTGTATAG is a window from the Exiguobacterium sp. BMC-KP genome containing:
- a CDS encoding RES family NAD+ phosphorylase, translated to MNCCEDCFLSKVLKDLIKGYDKTGKCDFCGSSDVHIYNLEEDEGLDEKFNGLLSVFRKKEELQQDDFPEYELISIKDNFEKEWNIFNRSFDSHMIHKFLDELLKNRYPDKISLLTTQVGIPQWMVKKYLEENSVLKGYDWGGFVNHIKHNNRFHNNHVNYVVLKEYLERLGKVIDNRFLYRGRISNEEPLTTTKMGAPPSKYATAGRANSEGISHLYLADEINTVINEIRPSIGDVVYIGEFSVPESTEIKVIDFTKLSELDVFEFEDPTRFSVNIKIFKEMGKAIAKPVRSGDSKLDYLPTQFIVDFIKSLNDTENAGYHGIMFESTVNPNGVNVMMFDPNIIKCTNVTKKAITALQYYHSNSR
- a CDS encoding DNA/RNA helicase domain-containing protein, with the translated sequence MATTLKPIFFKAQQTSGYLTELEDNIKKSLKADADLLLNYPTIYVHIWRTRNNLLNGTWSIYIGETNNIISRTKEHWAAAKIPEISRKSGNWQHQMLEAVDDEGNPSFPVVYFFGHSLFHKSLALDIENKLIDFCMAMETAHIYNGRGNPQNFYSGYDNFDTIFSMIWRVLRNDNSELFLTEASIKKSAIYKASPNHKLTEDQKAAKQLIIDRTVDSIVNRKNNQLIFVEGEAGTGKTVLASSTFYGIIDNEILKDLNLSCYMLMNHEEQRNVYKSMARKLGYTEDIVKVPTSFIKEHSILDDLSNTYIPTDTVDIVFIDEAHLLWNQTNQAFDSKFKEPQLDEIMKRARVTVIMFDENQILHKGQISTGDYIDKKILLAKSQGPNPSAGESNYIRLVNQLRMNCSIETMKWVDDLSKKLELNDLVLNSKYKDSKNYEIRVFDTPAELHNAIKLRASRDETQLSRVIATYDWKYILNTNAPSSQKYWQLDIDGWTLPWNEQRYRIDLKHKLKNRQKLRYAALNWAEKDYSIDEAGSTFTIQGFDLAYSGVILGPSIRYDRKTNMIEFDESLRAWNNMTGNRTLQDGSILNVTNTISKHELRVLMTRGTKGLYIYACDANLRKALRKAIKTL